A portion of the Oncorhynchus clarkii lewisi isolate Uvic-CL-2024 chromosome 27, UVic_Ocla_1.0, whole genome shotgun sequence genome contains these proteins:
- the LOC139386330 gene encoding galactose-3-O-sulfotransferase 2, whose protein sequence is MPPSPRKSIKERELFSLTSSLPCCSWLKVVLCSHMRNLWMVLMALTVLCVAIQILGVVWQSRNDKMLSEKLLNVQFTIKIQRTLPTEQRDWVHLRSSHAPVVEEEMRSQEEGALKQQAKGKQKVAEHQHGRDESGVERRVQEHHQHLKLSYTVNKVKDSRKEARGKVSAVKAALPKVTLGDDELHLGVPGSVVLQLGHPSIKVVSTLPYKPPKLLSTNQLKSRNSPAPLGTNSVVAGVINEVKSEVASAPCWPKNHIVFLKTHKTASSTILNILYRYGDSRNLTFALPLNKHSQLFYPFFFASHFVEGVRSRSVKEFNIMCNHMRFRPPEVRKVMPQDTFYFSILKNPVAMMESIFIYYKSIPAFHKARSLDDFLDNGWRGYNTSLPNNHYARNILTFDFGFDNNVATDTPGDLETRGAKAIGAIEQDFHLILISEYFDESMILLKRALCWSLDDVVSFKLNSRSERTRHMLSPHTADKIRAWNALDWQLYLHFNITFWRRVDATVGREEMRREVTRLQERRAELAKTCLKDGGAVDPSQVKDAGLKPFQYGAAIIQGYNLNPGLVGPTKTHCQNLVTPELQYTDTLYTKQFPELAARQRQAAKLVASQRQPSSVKVNPNKAAMTGPVRVREARHSRTARSGHRNPHAQKQNDLPSSALSKITAARSDRNMP, encoded by the exons ATGCCACCCTCGCCAAGGAAATCTATCAAGGAGCGCGAGCTGTTCTCCCTGACCTCATCTCTACCATGTTGCTC GTGGCTGAAGGTAGTTCTGTGCAGCCACATGCGCAATCTATGGATGGTGCTCATGGCTCTCACTGTGCTCTGTGTGGCCATCCAGATCCTAGGAGTCGTCTGGCAATCCAG GAATGATAAGATGTTAAGCGAGAAGCTCCTGAATGTGCAGTTCACCATCAAGATCCAGAGAACGCTCCCGACGGAGCAGAGGGACTGGGTACACTTGCGCTCTTCGCACGCCCCTGTTGTAGAAGAGGAAATGAGGTCACAGGAGGAAGGAGCTCTTAAACAACAAGCCAAAGGGAAGCAGAAGGTAGCAGAACATCAACATGGCAGAGATGAGTCAGGGGTGGAGAGGCGTGTCCAGGAGCATCACCAACATCTAAAGCTCTCATACACTGTCAATAAGGTCAAAGACTCTAGGAAAGAGGCCAGGGGTAAAGTTTCAGCAGTAAAGGCAGCCCTGCCCAAAGTcacactgggtgatgatgagttGCATTTGGGGGTTCCTGGGTCTGTAGTTCTCCAACTGGGCCACCCATCTATCAAAGTGGTATCCACCTTACCATACAAACCTCCCAAACTCCTCTCAACCAATCAGCTGAAGAGTAGAAACAGCCCTGCCCCTTTAGGCACCAACTCTGTAGTTGCCGGGGTGATAAACGAGGTGAAATCTGAGGTAGCCAGCGCCCCCTGTTGGCCGAAGAACCACATCGTCTTTCTCAAGACGCACAAAACGGCCAGCAGCACCATCCTGAACATCTTATATCGCTATGGCGACAGCCGCAATCTGACCTTCGCCCTTCCACTGAACAAGCACAGCCAGCTGTTCTATCCCTTCTTCTTCGCCTCACACTTTGTGGAGGGAGTGAGGAGCCGCAGTGTCAAAGAGTTTAACATCATGTGCAACCACATGAGGTTCAGACCACCAGAG GTGAGGAAAGTGATGCCCCAGGACACGTTCTACTTCTCCATCCTGAAAAACCCCGTTGCCATGATGGAGTCCATTTTCATCTACTACAAGAGCATCCCCGCCTTCCACAAGGCCCGCAGCCTGGACGACTTCCTTGACAATGGTTGGCGTGGTTACAACACCTCCCTGCCCAACAACCATTATGCCCGTAACATCCTGACCTTTGACTTTGGCTTCGACAACAACGTCGCAACAGATACACCCGGAGACCTGGAGACGCGGGGCGCCAAAGCCATTGGCGCCATTGAGCAGGACTTCCACCTCATCCTCATCTCAGAGTACTTTGACGAGTCCATGATCCTGCTCAAGCGCGCCCTCTGCTGGTCTCTGGACGATGTCGTCTCCTTTAAGTTGAACAGCCGAAGCGAGCGCACACGGCACATGCTCTCCCCGCACACCGCCGACAAGATCAGAGCCTGGAATGCCCTTGACTGGCAGCTCTACCTGCACTTTAACATCACCTTCTGGCGACGCGTGGACGCTACTGTGGGGCGTGAGGAGATGAGACGGGAGGTGACTCGGCTGCAGGAGCGACGTGCCGAACTAGCCAAAACCTGCCTGAAGGATGGTGGTGCAGTGGACCCGTCGCAGGTGAAGGACGCCGGACTGAAGCCCTTTCAGTACGGGGCGGCCATCATCCAGGGCTACAACCTGAACCCTGGGCTGGTTGGGCCTACCAAAACACACTGTCAGAACCTGGTCACTCCAGAGCTGCAGTACACAGACACTCTCTACACCAAGCAGTTCCCTGAGCTTGCCGCCAGGCAGAGACAGGCTGCCAAACTGGTCGCCTCACAGCGTCAGCCTAGTTCAGTTAAGGTCAACCCGAACAAAGCAGCCATGACAGGGCCGGTGAGGGTGAGAGAGGCCAGACACAGTAGGACAGCCAGGAGTGGACATAGAAACCCTCATGCTCAGAAACAAAATGACCTCCCCTCAAGTGCCCTGTCTAAAATCACTGCAGCTAGAAGTGACAGAAACATGCCTTAA